A window from Pseudomonas frederiksbergensis encodes these proteins:
- a CDS encoding DUF2059 domain-containing protein — translation MTRLRAICTAVALVCASGQVLADTASHNASAEAFLTLAHADKLGTPVYMQVQQMFAQRFEQTKAPESKKALLETYQAKANAALDQAIGWNKLKPDMVKLYTTNFSESELKDLVAFYKSPLGKKVLEKMPQLTQQSAQMTQAKLESAVPVVNKLLADMTAELEPKGAAPAKKKP, via the coding sequence ATGACTCGTCTTCGTGCCATCTGTACCGCGGTTGCACTGGTTTGCGCCAGCGGCCAGGTTCTTGCCGATACCGCCAGCCACAACGCCAGTGCCGAAGCTTTCCTGACCCTGGCGCACGCTGACAAATTGGGCACTCCGGTGTACATGCAAGTGCAGCAAATGTTCGCTCAGCGCTTTGAGCAAACCAAAGCCCCCGAGTCGAAAAAAGCCTTGCTGGAAACTTACCAGGCCAAAGCCAACGCCGCGCTGGACCAAGCCATTGGCTGGAACAAGCTGAAGCCGGACATGGTCAAGCTCTACACCACCAACTTCAGCGAATCCGAGCTGAAAGACCTGGTCGCGTTCTACAAGTCGCCACTGGGCAAGAAAGTCCTGGAAAAAATGCCGCAGCTGACTCAGCAATCGGCCCAGATGACTCAAGCCAAGCTGGAAAGCGCGGTGCCTGTGGTCAACAAGCTGCTGGCTGACATGACGGCCGAGCTGGAGCCTAAAGGCGCCGCTCCTGCCAAGAAAAAGCCTTAA
- a CDS encoding class II fumarate hydratase gives MSRIETDSLGQVEVPDEAYWGAQTQRSLINFAIGNEKMPLAVLHALALIKKAAARVNDRNGDLPADIARLIEQAADEVLDGSHDDQFPLVVWQTGSGTQSNMNVNEVIAGRANELAGNARGGKSPVHPNDHVNRSQSSNDCFPTAMHIAAAQAVQQHLLPAINELSGGLAELSARHMKLVKTGRTHMMDATPITFGQELSAFIAQLDYAERAIRSALPAVCELAQGGTAVGTGLNSPHGFGEAIAAELAALSGLPFVTAPNKFAALAGHEPLTTLSGALKTLAVTLMKIANDLRLLGSGPRAGFAEVKLPANEPGSSIMPGKVNPTQCEALSMLACQVLGNDVAIGFAASQGHLQLNVFKPVIIHNLLQSIRLLGDGCSNFQQHCITGLEPDAEKMAEHLERGLMLVTALNPHIGYDKSAEIAKKAYAEGLTLREAALQLGYLTDEEFDAWVRPENMLEAGAKG, from the coding sequence ATGAGCCGTATCGAAACCGACAGCCTTGGCCAGGTTGAAGTCCCGGATGAAGCCTACTGGGGCGCTCAGACGCAACGCTCGCTGATTAACTTCGCCATCGGCAACGAAAAAATGCCGCTGGCGGTGCTGCATGCCCTGGCGCTGATCAAGAAAGCCGCGGCGCGGGTCAATGACCGCAATGGTGACCTGCCCGCCGACATCGCCCGGCTGATCGAACAGGCCGCCGACGAAGTGCTCGACGGCAGCCATGACGACCAGTTCCCGCTGGTGGTCTGGCAGACCGGCAGCGGCACCCAGAGCAATATGAACGTCAACGAAGTGATCGCCGGTCGCGCCAACGAACTGGCCGGTAATGCTCGCGGCGGCAAGTCGCCGGTTCACCCTAACGATCACGTCAACCGCTCCCAGAGTTCCAACGACTGCTTCCCGACCGCCATGCACATCGCGGCCGCCCAGGCGGTGCAACAGCATTTGTTGCCGGCGATCAACGAACTGTCGGGCGGATTGGCCGAGCTGTCTGCGCGGCACATGAAACTGGTCAAGACCGGCCGCACCCACATGATGGACGCGACGCCGATCACCTTCGGCCAGGAACTGTCGGCCTTCATCGCGCAACTGGATTACGCCGAGCGGGCGATTCGCAGTGCGCTGCCCGCCGTCTGTGAACTGGCCCAGGGCGGCACCGCAGTCGGCACCGGGCTGAATTCGCCCCACGGTTTTGGCGAAGCCATCGCTGCCGAACTGGCCGCCCTCTCCGGCCTGCCGTTCGTCACCGCACCCAACAAGTTTGCGGCCCTGGCTGGCCATGAGCCGTTGACCACGCTGTCCGGCGCGCTGAAAACCCTCGCCGTGACCCTGATGAAAATCGCCAACGACCTGCGCCTGCTGGGCTCCGGACCGCGAGCAGGCTTTGCCGAAGTGAAATTGCCGGCCAACGAACCAGGCAGCTCGATCATGCCGGGCAAGGTCAATCCGACTCAGTGCGAAGCCCTGTCGATGCTGGCGTGCCAGGTATTGGGCAACGACGTCGCCATCGGGTTTGCCGCGAGCCAGGGGCACCTGCAACTGAACGTGTTCAAACCGGTGATCATCCACAACCTGCTGCAATCGATCCGCCTGCTTGGCGATGGATGCAGCAACTTCCAGCAGCATTGCATCACCGGTCTGGAACCGGATGCAGAGAAAATGGCTGAGCATTTGGAGCGTGGATTGATGTTGGTGACGGCGCTGAATCCGCACATTGGCTATGACAAATCGGCGGAAATCGCCAAGAAGGCGTACGCGGAAGGGCTGACCTTGCGTGAGGCGGCGTTGCAGTTGGGGTACCTGACGGATGAAGAGTTTGATGCGTGGGTAAGGCCGGAGAATATGCTCGAGGCGGGTGCCAAAGGCTGA
- a CDS encoding DMT family transporter → MHISSGRWVYGLFLALVTALLWGILPIKLKQVLLVMDPVTVTWFRLIVSGGCLFIYLAATKRLPSRKVLGPRGGWLVLMAVLGLVGNYVLYLMGLNLLSPGTAQLVVQMGPIMLLIASLFVFKERFSVGQGIGLLVLLIGFALFFNQRLAELLTSLTDYTAGVLLVLLASTVWTFYALGQKQLLTVWNSLQVMMVIYLFCALLLTPWVHPLEALQLSPLQGWLLLACCMNTLIAYGAFAEALAHWEASRVSATLAITPLVTFAAVAVAAWMWPEYVHAETINGLGYGGAVLVVLGSALVALGPSLIAGLRARKARIAVG, encoded by the coding sequence ATGCACATTTCATCGGGTCGCTGGGTTTACGGTCTGTTCCTGGCCTTGGTGACCGCGCTGTTGTGGGGAATCCTGCCGATCAAACTCAAGCAAGTGCTGCTGGTGATGGACCCGGTGACGGTGACCTGGTTTCGCCTGATCGTATCCGGCGGCTGCCTGTTCATTTATCTGGCGGCGACCAAGCGCCTGCCGAGCCGCAAGGTGCTCGGGCCGCGTGGTGGCTGGTTGGTGTTGATGGCGGTGCTCGGCCTGGTGGGCAACTACGTGCTGTACCTGATGGGCCTGAACCTGCTCAGCCCCGGCACCGCGCAACTGGTGGTGCAGATGGGGCCGATTATGTTGCTGATCGCCAGTCTGTTTGTGTTCAAGGAACGGTTCAGCGTGGGGCAGGGGATTGGCCTGCTGGTGCTGCTAATCGGCTTTGCCCTGTTTTTCAATCAGCGGCTGGCCGAATTGCTGACCTCGCTGACCGATTACACCGCCGGCGTGCTGCTGGTGTTATTGGCGTCCACGGTCTGGACGTTTTACGCCTTGGGCCAGAAGCAACTGCTCACGGTATGGAATTCGCTGCAGGTGATGATGGTGATCTATCTGTTCTGCGCGTTGTTGCTGACGCCGTGGGTGCACCCGCTGGAAGCGCTGCAACTGAGCCCGCTGCAAGGCTGGCTGCTGCTGGCGTGCTGCATGAACACCCTGATCGCCTATGGCGCCTTTGCCGAAGCCCTGGCGCATTGGGAGGCATCGCGGGTCAGTGCGACGCTGGCGATCACGCCGTTGGTGACATTCGCTGCGGTGGCCGTGGCGGCGTGGATGTGGCCGGAGTATGTGCATGCCGAGACGATCAATGGTCTGGGGTATGGCGGGGCGGTGCTGGTGGTGCTGGGGTCGGCGCTGGTGGCGTTGGGGCCGTCGCTGATTGCGGGGCTCAGGGCTCGAAAGGCCCGAATAGCGGTCGGATGA
- a CDS encoding DUF6316 family protein — protein sequence MYGKRAQDNAPATHFRCDRVCRVNGDLYFSTRENTLEGPFENPEKLAREVQAYIERMLLLRMSL from the coding sequence ATGTACGGCAAACGCGCCCAGGACAATGCCCCCGCCACTCACTTTCGCTGTGACCGGGTGTGTCGTGTGAATGGGGATTTGTATTTCAGCACCCGGGAAAACACCCTGGAGGGGCCGTTTGAAAATCCGGAGAAGTTGGCGCGCGAGGTACAGGCTTACATTGAGCGGATGCTGCTTTTGCGGATGAGCCTGTAG
- a CDS encoding thiolase family protein, with translation MREVVIVDSVRTGLAKSFRGKFNMTRPDDMAAHCVNALLARSGIDPASVEDCIVGAGSNEGGQGFNIGRNIAVLSRLGTGTAGMTLNRFCSSGLQAIAIAANQIASGCSDIIVAGGVESISLTMKSINTDNLINPLLKEQVPGIYFPMGQTAEIVARRYNVSREEQDLYALQSQRRTAQAQADRLFDDEIVPMAVKYRVEDKATGQVQILDGIVDHDDCNRPGTTLESLAGLKPVFAEDGSVTAGNSSQLSDGASMTLVMSLEKALELGLKPKAFFRGFTVAGCEPDEMGIGPVFSVPKLLKAKGLRIGDIDLWELNEAFASQCLYSRIRLEIDNDKYNVNGGSISIGHPFGMTGSRQVGHLVRELQRRNVRYGIVTMCVGGGMGATGLFEAVR, from the coding sequence ATGCGTGAAGTGGTGATCGTCGACAGTGTGCGGACCGGCCTGGCCAAATCCTTTCGCGGCAAGTTCAACATGACCCGCCCGGACGACATGGCGGCCCATTGCGTCAATGCGCTGCTGGCGCGTTCGGGCATCGACCCGGCCAGCGTCGAGGATTGCATCGTCGGTGCCGGTTCCAATGAAGGTGGCCAGGGCTTCAACATCGGACGCAACATCGCGGTGCTGTCGCGCCTGGGCACCGGCACTGCCGGCATGACCCTCAACCGTTTTTGCTCGTCGGGCTTGCAGGCGATCGCCATCGCCGCCAACCAGATCGCCTCGGGTTGCAGCGACATCATCGTCGCCGGTGGCGTCGAGTCCATCAGCCTGACCATGAAAAGCATCAACACCGACAACCTGATCAACCCGCTGCTGAAAGAGCAGGTGCCGGGCATTTATTTCCCGATGGGCCAGACCGCCGAAATCGTCGCTCGTCGTTACAACGTCAGCCGCGAAGAACAGGATCTGTACGCGCTGCAAAGTCAGCGACGTACCGCTCAGGCTCAGGCCGATCGATTGTTTGACGATGAAATCGTGCCGATGGCGGTGAAGTATCGGGTTGAAGACAAGGCCACCGGTCAGGTGCAGATCCTCGACGGCATCGTCGACCACGATGACTGCAACCGCCCGGGTACCACCCTGGAAAGCCTGGCGGGATTGAAACCGGTGTTTGCCGAAGACGGTTCGGTGACGGCGGGCAACTCTTCGCAGCTGTCCGATGGCGCGTCGATGACGCTGGTGATGAGCCTGGAAAAAGCACTGGAACTGGGGTTGAAACCGAAGGCGTTCTTCCGTGGTTTCACCGTGGCCGGTTGCGAGCCGGATGAAATGGGCATCGGCCCGGTGTTTTCGGTGCCGAAGTTGCTCAAGGCCAAGGGTTTGCGAATTGGCGACATTGATCTGTGGGAACTCAACGAAGCGTTCGCCTCGCAATGCCTGTACAGCCGCATTCGGCTGGAGATCGATAACGACAAGTACAACGTCAATGGCGGCTCGATTTCCATCGGCCATCCGTTCGGCATGACCGGCTCGCGTCAGGTCGGGCATCTGGTGCGTGAATTGCAGCGCCGCAATGTGCGTTACGGTATCGTCACCATGTGTGTAGGTGGCGGCATGGGGGCGACCGGGTTGTTTGAAGCAGTGCGTTAA
- the pap gene encoding polyphosphate:AMP phosphotransferase, whose product MFESAEIGHAIDKETYEAEEPALREALLEAQFELHQQRRFPVIILINGIEGAGKGETVKLLNEWMDPRLIEVRTFDQQTDEELARPPAWRYWRMLPAKGRMGIFFGNWYSQMLQGRVHGLFKDPVLDQVINQSERFEKMLCDEGALIFKFWFHLSKKQMKARLKALADDPLHSWRISPLDWQQSQTYDKFVKYGERVLRRTSRDYAPWHVIEGVDPHYRSLAVGKILLEGLQSALKRHKVHPSKVNAAPLPIHVDQLSLLDSLDLTLRLDKDDYEEQLITEQARFSGLMRDKRMRRHALVAVFEGNDAAGKGGAIRRVAAALDPRQYNIVPIAAPTEEERAQPYLWRFWRHIPAKGKFTVFDRSWYGRVLVERVEGYCPPADWLRAYSEINDFEELIAEAGVIVVKFWLAIDKQTQLERFQAREEIPFKRFKITEDDWRNRDKWDAYRAAVGDMVDRTSTEISPWTLIEANDKRWARVKVLRTINLALEEAFEKSDKHNRKAQQHKK is encoded by the coding sequence ATGTTCGAATCCGCCGAAATCGGTCACGCCATCGACAAAGAAACCTACGAAGCCGAAGAACCAGCCCTGCGTGAAGCCCTGCTCGAAGCGCAGTTCGAACTGCACCAGCAACGCCGCTTCCCGGTGATCATCCTGATCAATGGCATCGAAGGCGCCGGCAAGGGCGAGACGGTCAAGTTGCTCAACGAATGGATGGACCCACGCTTGATCGAGGTCCGCACGTTCGATCAGCAGACCGACGAAGAGCTGGCGCGGCCACCGGCCTGGCGCTACTGGCGGATGCTTCCGGCCAAGGGCCGCATGGGGATTTTCTTCGGCAACTGGTACAGCCAGATGCTGCAAGGCCGGGTTCATGGCTTGTTCAAGGACCCGGTGCTGGATCAGGTCATCAACCAGTCCGAGCGCTTTGAAAAAATGCTCTGCGACGAAGGCGCGCTGATCTTCAAGTTCTGGTTCCACCTCTCCAAGAAGCAAATGAAGGCGCGGCTCAAGGCCCTGGCGGATGACCCGCTGCACAGTTGGCGCATCAGTCCGCTGGACTGGCAGCAATCGCAAACCTACGACAAGTTCGTGAAATACGGCGAACGCGTGTTGCGCCGTACCAGCCGCGACTATGCGCCCTGGCATGTGATCGAAGGGGTGGACCCGCATTACCGCAGCCTGGCGGTGGGCAAGATCCTGCTCGAAGGCCTGCAAAGCGCCCTGAAGCGACACAAGGTCCATCCTTCCAAGGTCAATGCCGCGCCGTTGCCGATCCATGTCGATCAACTGAGCCTGCTCGACAGCCTGGATTTGACCCTGCGCCTGGACAAGGACGATTACGAAGAACAATTGATTACCGAACAGGCACGATTCTCCGGCCTGATGCGCGACAAACGCATGCGTCGGCATGCCTTGGTGGCGGTGTTCGAGGGCAATGACGCGGCCGGCAAGGGTGGGGCGATCCGCCGGGTTGCCGCGGCCCTCGATCCGCGTCAGTACAACATCGTGCCGATTGCCGCGCCCACTGAAGAGGAACGGGCGCAGCCTTATCTGTGGCGGTTCTGGCGGCACATCCCGGCCAAGGGCAAGTTCACGGTGTTCGATCGTTCGTGGTACGGGCGCGTGCTGGTGGAACGCGTCGAGGGCTACTGCCCACCGGCTGACTGGTTGCGGGCCTACAGTGAAATCAATGATTTTGAAGAACTGATCGCCGAGGCCGGGGTGATCGTGGTCAAGTTCTGGCTGGCCATCGACAAGCAGACGCAACTGGAGCGCTTCCAGGCGCGGGAAGAGATTCCCTTCAAGCGTTTCAAGATCACCGAAGATGACTGGCGCAATCGTGACAAATGGGACGCCTACCGCGCGGCGGTCGGTGACATGGTCGATCGCACCAGCACCGAGATCTCGCCCTGGACACTGATAGAAGCCAATGACAAGCGCTGGGCGCGGGTCAAAGTCCTGCGCACCATCAATCTGGCGCTGGAAGAGGCGTTCGAAAAGTCCGACAAACACAACAGGAAAGCGCAACAGCACAAGAAGTGA
- the mnmC gene encoding bifunctional tRNA (5-methylaminomethyl-2-thiouridine)(34)-methyltransferase MnmD/FAD-dependent 5-carboxymethylaminomethyl-2-thiouridine(34) oxidoreductase MnmC, with protein MKPVLPHAQLDWDDQGLPRSRVFDDVYFSDLSGLDETRYVFLEQNALRERFAALPAGGRLVIGETGFGTGLNFLCAWQLFEQHAAAGARLHFVSVEKYPLSLPDLQRALALWPELKPFADQLLTQYVAIHPGFQRLVLDNGRVTLTLLIGDALEQLPQLDAQIDAWFLDGFAPAKNPDMWTAELFAELARLAAPGSTISTFTSTGWVRRLLNAAGFKMKRTPGIGHKWEILRGVFLGWPEEVPAPAAVKPWFARPTPLTGERRALVIGAGLAGCATAASLAARGWQVSLLERHDALAQEASGNPQGVLYLKLSAHGTALSQLIVSGFGHTRRLLEQLQRGIDWDDCGVLQLAFNAKEAERQAQLAAAFSPDLVHLLDQPQAQTRAGIALEHGGLFFPEGGWVHPPALCHWQASSANIQWLPHRDVLELRKVDDQWQAWDGDDLLASAPVVILAGAAEIKRFPQSAELPLKRIRGQITRLAQTPESQSLATVVCAEGYVAPARLGEHTLGASFDFKSDDLTPTLAEHLGNLALLEEISPDLARRLHAQELDPQLLEGRAAFRCTSPDYLPIVGPLAEPAAFADAYAVLSKDARQVPDVPCPWLEGFYVNSGHGSRGLITAPLSGELLAAWIENEPLPLPRTVAEACHPNRFAVRQLVRGKV; from the coding sequence ATGAAACCTGTATTGCCCCACGCCCAGCTCGACTGGGACGACCAAGGGCTCCCGCGTTCGCGGGTGTTCGATGATGTGTATTTCTCCGACCTGTCGGGGCTGGACGAAACCCGCTACGTGTTCCTCGAACAGAACGCTTTGCGTGAACGCTTTGCCGCGCTGCCGGCGGGCGGTCGACTGGTGATTGGCGAGACCGGTTTCGGCACCGGGCTGAATTTCCTTTGCGCCTGGCAGCTGTTCGAACAGCACGCGGCGGCCGGGGCGCGACTGCATTTTGTCAGTGTCGAAAAGTACCCGCTGAGCCTGCCCGACCTGCAGCGCGCCCTGGCCTTGTGGCCGGAACTCAAGCCGTTTGCCGATCAATTGCTGACGCAATACGTCGCGATCCATCCAGGCTTCCAGCGCCTGGTGCTGGACAACGGCCGCGTGACCTTGACCCTGCTGATCGGCGATGCGCTGGAACAACTGCCCCAACTCGACGCGCAGATCGACGCCTGGTTTCTCGACGGTTTTGCCCCGGCGAAAAACCCCGACATGTGGACCGCCGAGCTGTTCGCCGAACTGGCACGCCTCGCGGCCCCCGGCTCGACCATCAGCACCTTCACCAGCACCGGTTGGGTTCGCCGCCTGTTGAATGCCGCAGGCTTCAAGATGAAGCGCACGCCCGGCATCGGCCACAAATGGGAGATCCTGCGGGGCGTTTTTCTTGGCTGGCCGGAAGAAGTCCCGGCGCCCGCCGCAGTCAAACCATGGTTCGCACGTCCGACGCCATTGACCGGCGAACGTCGGGCACTGGTGATTGGCGCCGGCCTGGCCGGTTGCGCCACGGCCGCCAGTCTCGCCGCGCGGGGTTGGCAAGTCAGCCTGCTGGAGCGTCACGATGCGCTGGCGCAAGAAGCCTCGGGCAATCCACAGGGCGTGCTTTATCTCAAGCTTTCGGCCCATGGCACCGCGTTGTCGCAATTGATTGTCAGTGGTTTCGGTCACACCCGACGCTTGCTCGAACAGCTGCAACGGGGCATCGACTGGGACGATTGCGGGGTCTTGCAACTGGCCTTCAATGCCAAGGAAGCCGAACGCCAGGCGCAATTGGCCGCCGCCTTTTCGCCAGACCTGGTGCACTTGCTCGATCAACCGCAAGCCCAGACTCGGGCCGGCATCGCCCTGGAGCACGGCGGATTATTTTTCCCGGAGGGCGGCTGGGTTCATCCGCCGGCGTTGTGCCATTGGCAAGCATCTTCGGCGAACATCCAGTGGCTGCCCCATCGCGATGTCCTGGAGCTGCGCAAGGTTGATGATCAATGGCAGGCCTGGGACGGTGATGATTTGCTGGCCAGTGCCCCCGTGGTGATCCTGGCCGGCGCCGCAGAAATCAAGCGCTTCCCTCAAAGCGCCGAGCTGCCCCTCAAACGCATTCGTGGCCAGATCACTCGGTTGGCGCAAACACCGGAAAGCCAGAGCCTGGCCACCGTCGTCTGCGCCGAAGGCTATGTGGCGCCGGCTCGACTGGGCGAACACACCCTCGGCGCCAGCTTCGACTTCAAGAGCGACGACCTGACCCCGACCCTCGCCGAACACCTCGGCAACCTGGCTTTGCTGGAGGAAATTTCCCCCGACCTGGCCAGGCGGCTGCATGCACAGGAATTGGACCCGCAACTGCTTGAAGGACGCGCCGCGTTCCGCTGCACCAGCCCGGACTACCTGCCGATCGTTGGCCCGTTGGCCGAACCCGCGGCCTTCGCCGATGCCTACGCCGTGCTGAGCAAGGACGCCCGGCAAGTACCGGATGTTCCCTGCCCCTGGCTTGAGGGTTTTTACGTCAACAGCGGCCACGGTTCTCGCGGCTTGATCACCGCGCCGCTGTCGGGTGAATTGCTCGCGGCATGGATCGAAAACGAACCGCTGCCCCTGCCCAGAACGGTCGCCGAAGCCTGCCATCCCAACCGTTTTGCCGTGCGCCAATTGGTCCGCGGAAAAGTCTGA
- a CDS encoding N-acetylglutaminylglutamine amidotransferase, with product MCGLAGELRFDHQPADLAAVERITHHLAPRGPDAWGFHSQGPIALGHRRLKIMDLSDGSAQPMIDNQLGLSLAFNGAIYNFPELRTELESLGYAFYSGGDTEVLLKGYHAWGEALLPKLNGMFAFAIWERDAQRLFIARDRLGVKPLYLSRTGQRLRFASALPALLKGGDINPILDPVALNHYLNFHAVVPAPRTLLAGIEKLPPATWMRIEADGTTEQKTWWTLPYGPHADEMNLTLEDWRDRVLDSTRDAVAIRQRAAVDVGVLLSGGVDSSLLVGLLREVGVENLSTFSIGFQDAGGERGDEFQYSDLIAKHYGTQHHQLRIAEKEIIEQLPAAFRAMSEPMVSHDCIAFYLLSREVAKHCKVVQSGQGADELFAGYHWYPQVDGAEDPYTAYRDAFFDRSYDDYAATVQPKWLTSNDAAGDFVKEHFAQPGADAAVDKALRLDSTIMLVDDPVKRVDNMTMAWGLEARTPFLDYRLVELSARVPGKFKLPDGGKQVLKEAARLVIPSEVIDRKKGYFPVPGLKHLQGDTLNWVRELLLDPSQDRGLFNPAMLDRLLTDPQGQLTPLRGSKLWQLAALNLWLSEQGI from the coding sequence ATGTGCGGATTAGCTGGCGAGTTACGCTTTGATCATCAACCTGCGGACCTCGCGGCCGTTGAACGAATCACCCATCACCTGGCCCCACGCGGCCCTGACGCATGGGGCTTCCACAGCCAGGGGCCGATTGCCCTGGGCCATCGTCGCCTGAAAATCATGGACCTGTCGGACGGCTCGGCGCAGCCGATGATCGACAACCAACTGGGCTTGTCCCTGGCCTTCAACGGCGCGATCTACAACTTCCCGGAACTGCGCACCGAGCTTGAAAGCCTCGGTTATGCCTTCTATTCCGGCGGTGACACCGAAGTCCTGCTCAAGGGTTATCACGCCTGGGGCGAAGCACTGCTACCCAAACTCAACGGCATGTTCGCCTTCGCCATCTGGGAGCGCGATGCCCAACGCCTGTTCATCGCCCGCGACCGTCTCGGCGTGAAGCCGCTGTACCTGTCGCGCACCGGTCAGCGCCTGCGCTTTGCCTCGGCACTGCCGGCGTTGCTCAAGGGCGGCGACATCAACCCGATCCTCGACCCGGTGGCACTCAATCATTATCTGAACTTCCACGCCGTCGTCCCGGCACCGCGCACCTTGCTGGCCGGCATCGAAAAACTGCCACCGGCGACCTGGATGCGCATCGAAGCCGATGGCACCACTGAGCAGAAAACCTGGTGGACCCTGCCCTACGGCCCACACGCCGACGAGATGAATCTGACACTCGAAGACTGGCGTGACCGCGTACTCGACAGCACCCGTGACGCGGTGGCGATCCGTCAACGTGCGGCAGTCGACGTCGGGGTGCTGCTGTCGGGCGGTGTCGATTCGAGCCTGCTGGTCGGCCTGTTGCGTGAAGTCGGCGTGGAAAACCTGTCGACCTTCTCCATCGGTTTCCAGGATGCCGGCGGCGAGCGCGGCGACGAGTTCCAGTATTCGGACCTGATCGCCAAGCACTACGGCACCCAGCATCACCAATTGCGCATCGCCGAAAAAGAAATCATCGAGCAATTGCCCGCGGCGTTCCGCGCCATGAGCGAACCGATGGTCAGCCATGACTGCATCGCGTTCTATCTGCTGTCCCGTGAAGTGGCCAAGCACTGCAAAGTGGTGCAGAGCGGCCAAGGCGCGGACGAGTTGTTCGCCGGGTATCACTGGTATCCACAAGTCGACGGTGCCGAAGATCCGTACACCGCCTATCGCGATGCCTTTTTCGACCGCAGCTACGACGACTACGCCGCCACCGTGCAGCCGAAATGGCTGACATCAAATGACGCTGCTGGTGACTTCGTGAAGGAACATTTCGCACAACCCGGCGCCGATGCCGCGGTGGACAAAGCCCTGCGCCTGGACAGCACGATCATGCTGGTGGACGACCCGGTCAAACGCGTCGACAACATGACCATGGCCTGGGGCCTGGAAGCGCGCACACCGTTTCTCGACTATCGCCTGGTGGAATTGTCGGCGCGCGTGCCGGGCAAATTCAAACTGCCCGATGGCGGCAAGCAGGTCTTGAAAGAAGCGGCGCGGCTGGTGATTCCGAGTGAAGTGATCGATCGCAAGAAAGGCTACTTCCCGGTCCCCGGCCTGAAGCATTTGCAAGGCGATACGCTGAACTGGGTGCGCGAACTGCTGCTCGATCCGAGTCAGGATCGCGGCCTGTTCAACCCGGCGATGCTCGACCGTCTGCTGACCGATCCACAAGGTCAATTGACCCCGTTGCGCGGTTCCAAGCTGTGGCAATTGGCGGCGCTGAACCTGTGGCTCAGCGAACAAGGAATCTGA